A stretch of DNA from Ricinus communis isolate WT05 ecotype wild-type chromosome 4, ASM1957865v1, whole genome shotgun sequence:
CTGAGGGAAATAAGTCATAGATACCATAATAGACGAAGTTATTAAATGCATCTTGTGCAGTTTTTTCCTTATATGATTTTCCTTAATGAAAATCATTTATGTATAAAAAGGAAAGACATTAGTAATTAGCATTCACGCAAGAGCTTGTATCACGGAAGCTCTAGGAAAAGGGTTGCTTTAGGGTGGAGTCCAGCATCCTTAAGGGTCAATCCCATTTGATCAACACCATAGACTCTTCTGGGAAAGCTTGATATCAATCTGTAGTTAACAATGCCAGGTAGGCCTAACGAATCAATAAATTTGTAGATTGATTGGACCGTATTTGAGCTGAAGAAACTCTGCTctcttctttcaccatttggAAACCGTATCAAAATCTGAGCAAAATATGAACCTTTTTAGCCTTACAAACTCAATATCTACCAAAGTAACTGTTGCATACTCATGCTAAGTAATACCTGTGTTGCCTGAGGATCCTTTGACCGACCAGCTGTTTCTTTAAACTCAGTTTCTCTAACTATGGAAGCTTCTCTGGCGTTACCGTATTGCTTCTGTGCTGAATTGTTCGTAGGCTTCTCATAATTTGCTTTATTTGAAGGTACTTTCTTAGATTTCTCCTTCTCCTgggaagaaaaagataattttgtTGTCAATTTGTTAGCCTTGTAAGATCTGAATCAGACCACAAGAAGCCGTGGCGCGAGTCGTAGAAAAGTCAGGCGAAGTCCGAGACAGCTTACTCGCATCTTGAATGATTAACCTCTTTTGGCTAGTCCAAGGGTGCATTCGCAAACATGCTTAGCCCCTGCATTTAAGAATTACATTCTGCGTAATACACAAACCTTATCAATCTTTAGAGCTGCAAGGTAAGCTGCATCCTGTTCTTCTCTTAGTCGACGATCTGCTCTTatcttctcttcttccttCGCTCTTGCTCTCATCTTCTGCTCCTGCTGCTTTGCTCTTGCATTCTTGCCAAATGCCAATCCTTGCTCCTCTACTGTCCTCAGCAGAATCTCCACCAGCTCTGCTGGAGAAACTGGCCCTTCCAACTACAGAAAATAGGACAAGAATTATCACCTCAGAATTGTCTTgtatttgaaatatatttgatggcatacataaaaagaaaaaagaactgaATACTCTATCTATTTCAATAACCAACCTGCTGTAGTACCGCTATGCTATTACCAGAAGCTGGAGCGACAACTGCGCAGCAAGGAAAGCTCGCAGGTCGCAATGCTGCAGCCATTTGCACACCCTCTCCTCTATCTGCAAGTGCTCCCCAGCAAACGAAGTTCGCATCAAGGAACTGTACTACAAATTCCGAACATAGAGTCTCTCTACAGAAAGACTGAGTAAAAGGGTGTTGAGGTGAATGGAGATACATAAACATAAACTTGTTTTCATCCTCTGCTATCTTTAACGCCTGCATGAAATTGCaagcataaaagaaaggatGTGTAGAACCATATTGCTGCTGAAAATTGGCTAAGAAGGTCCATTCTTCTGGCGCAATTAGGGGATGATGAACTTGTGGGGGTTGCACTGTGAAGTTTAATGGTAAATTTTGATCTCTTCTTCCTGATCCTATTCCTATTCCTATTCTACCTATACCATGACCCATTACTCTTGAAAATCCTCCTACTATACTCCTAGGCAGACTCACCATTCGACGAACAATTCCATTGCAAGAAGCTTCTCTCATTGCTCTAGCACTATCCCTCACTGTTGATGACATTGCTTACTGTCTGCAGAAACCTCTCAAGAACCgaaattaatgaaaaagaaaagaaaattgggaAGTGTAAACTTGAGTAAAATGATTATATCGTTATCAGAAAACTCAATTTCATTCATTAATCTTTTCATTAAAGTTACGTGAAGAACATTGGGAAAGAATGTAAAGGTGCTTCTTATTCTTGTCATTTGTACAAAGATCAATGGTGATACTTGGCTTGAGATAGAATCCACCGCTGGCTCATGTTATTTTTGACCTtatgttaaaaagaaaaagtggaGAGGATCAAATTCTTATTCTTGATAGCAATCTTCTTTTTCATCATATCCAAAGTTCAAATTTCTGTTTCCTTTCATGTCCATACTCTCTTCAGATACCGCCAGCAaatgaaattcatttttctgCAAATGggatttgaatttaaatttctttctacaaaaaaaaatctaaattaaacaaaaattaatagaagataACTTCTATCTTTATTGGAATTCGTCGGatcaaatatcttttaaatattttatttatttaacaacGAAACATATTACTACCTCATAATTGacatgtaataaaaatataaataagagtGTCATATCTCAAAAAAGGGTATCACAAAATTAGTCTCAtcattttagttaaatttgataaattatgtAGTAAGAGATGGGTTGTCGGTGGTGCAGAGCTAGTTATATGGTCTTCATCATGCAATTCCTTTTCGATCCTTATTTGTCTGGGAGATAGTCTTATCTCGTCACACTTTTATACGATTTCAATAACTACAATTCAATTATCTTCCACCGATAATTGCCTAAACATGCCTTTTTGTTAGTTGATATCCCACCAAAATCGTTGAATACGAGGCAGATATGCTTTGCATTCAAGACTTTTCCATCTTCTAATCGCCTCCTTCAAATTGTCAATTTTGACGACATGTTTGATATCgctatttagaaaataatcttttttataaactaattagatgaattaaaattataattaagataATTCTTAATCTATTTTAAGGATTAAAACTTCAAAACTATTCAAAATACACTGGTCGTTGAATAGTAACCAGtaattaagtttttatctGGCAGTACTACAACAAGTTAAACTTCAAGTCCTGATAATCGtatcttttttctaaaagaagtcACAGCATTATCTAAGAATAAGTGtctgtttttgttttaaaggaaaaaagaaaacatcatACAGTAGGATCAATGCCGAACATGCTAATTTGCTAGTCTTTTTGACctaaaattacaaaatcaaAGCAAAGTATACAAATAAACTACAATACAGGCGTTCCTTACAGTACAACCTCTATGGCTGCTGCTGGtagaattatattaatataccCTATAGCCATGTGATTGACTCTTAAAATCTTATGCCCATTATCAATTGCAAGGCACGAAAGGTTTTCTACTGTGACttttgaaaagctaaagataAATGTATTCAGCTTTTGttccataaagaaaaagaaaaaggagaaaaagaggcatgtatgtatgtatagTTTATAGCACAAGATCATAACACCACATGGCCTCCACATCCAGAACAGATGATGAGGATGACCCATCTCAATCTGCAACGATCGAAAGTAGGCAGGCACTAACAAGGATTGGTGGTGGTCTTCATCAATTTCCCCATTATTTGCTCTAAGGATAAGCAATCTTTTTTTAGTAGAATACATGTATGTATCTCTGTGCTTGCTAGGCTATTGCCTTGCCTCCTCCACGTGCTTCGTGCTTGCACCATGAATTCTTCTGGTTGCAATCGTGGCTATAGTAGTATTGTTGAACTGTTGCTGCACTTCGTATATCCGTGCTATGCTATTACTGTAATCTTCTCCttcaaatttaattcaaatctCAAATAGCttgatattttgttttaagaattaaaaagcacatttaattaatttatcaacaaCAGCGAGTCTCGATCTAGATATAAAGATTAATTCACTTTTGATGATTAAACTGTAAGATGTAATATCAATCaagaattctttttctttgtttaaaggAAAACATAATTTAGAGTCGACCTAAGAATTTCCTAAACAACCTAAGAGTTTCCACTGTTCCTCTTTGTCAATTACGCATACACACTTGCATGTTTAGATTTATAGCATCCGCAACCCTCGTGGGTAGCAAATTATGTATTCATTattgtcttcttcttcttttattggtGTAGTAATAATACGAAAGTATGAAGCCTCGTACCATTACTGAGTGTCAATTCCTGAGGCATAAAATCTTTAGATTTTAGTTTTGTCACAATTAATTATCTTCGACTTTgaatctttaattatattgttcTTTCTCCTTTAAAAAAGCATGGCAGTGGCAGCCTTTTATTACAAAAACCTAGAAGTAATAATCAATGTCATAAAATCTAACACTAGTTTTAAGAAGCTGAGTGGGTACATACATTTACATTCTACAGTAGgagaattttttttgaaaaatctcaTGTATATACCTTTCTAGATTGTGGGGTTGGAATCTATTCTCTTTGAGGCTTAACTTTACAAAGGAGCATGCTCCCACTCACATACCTTAATAATCTCATTGCCCAGTTTGCCAGTTGTGTTTGATGAGTGACTATAAGGGGACCATTTTTATATTCCTCagaagttttcttttatttctttgcagAAGGTGGGTGAGCGAGAGGGACTGTTAGTGGGTGATtgtaaaaagaagagaaaaataaataataataacaaagatTAGCATATAGTAATACCTAAAGGAACTATTTGAAAGTGGCAAGCATTATTTCCCAGAACCCTAAAAAGTGAACTAAGCTTAAGGGCCCATACCTTAGTGTATTGTACCTACATTCTGTCTAATGTCGAGCGCAATCTAAAGCAAACTTCAATGGTGTgtataaaataacttaactttACCTTTTACCCTTTTGGTGCCTAGCTATAGTGTTAATTAATTACTGTAGgcattttcaatattttacaTTATCTAATATCACCATCCCTTGAATATCCATCTAATTTTCATCATTAGGTTATAGGGTTTAGGATTATATATAATGAGACAAAACTAGGATTATTACTATCAGCATTAGAGTACTCAGTACTGGAAGGGATAAAAAGAGTGTACccatcaaattcttttatcaaCATAATATCAACtgaataacaaaattattataaaaaggaTACTGATGGGATTATTGATGAAATTGCAATAAACAATCTAATGGGgtcattttttaaagaaatttaatgcTTTGTGGTAAAATTGCAATAAACAATATATACGGTGTTAAATctgaaataaacaaatttgCTATTTTCTAGGTAGGTCGGGAGTGAAAATGCTGACTGCACAATTTACCGTTAGTAATGTTCCAACTACAAATAACAAAAGCATGTCTtgcttctcttttctttaccAATAAAGCATCTCTTGCTTAGTAGGCAAATAATTGGAGAATTTTAGATCAAACCCAGAAATGTTATTTCCCAGTTTTAACAGTCAAATAAGTGTATAAGGTCTCCCCCTTGAGTCGTAAAATTTGCATGTCATTCTCACTAGTACATGTTTGGTTGTGGGATACACTAAGACCTAATTCACTATGACATCACATACTGTAAATGGTGACTTCAATTggcataaaaaattaaaataaaaaaggcaGCAGACTGGGCTGGTGGATAGGACCCAACGCATTAAAGTACTTCTTggtgataattaatttaatttcagttTTTGGGGAAATGAAAATATTGGCCTTAGAGATGAGCAGTTGTTGGTGGTTAAGGACCAGTTTGGTAGCGAGTTAAATGGAGGGGCCGGGGTCtctaatatggattgtatagATGGTTTTTCCATTTTAGTTAACAGAATAATGCTGTTTGTATATCAGAAGTCTTATCACTCTGAACCTGTTATAGGTTTAACATTATTCTCCTAACTAGAATgagttaatatataaattgatcAGAAGTTTTACTAGAATGGTTATAATATTTAGCACTATGTTAACCATCATAACAAGCTTCTTACTACTCTGTTTCTTACTTATGTGTACATTGGGTTGGGTCCACTTAGCATATATTAACAGTTAAAGTGAGAACATAAAATTACTGGAAAATGCAAGAGGGCACATGGTCTGCtgttttcttgaaattggttggtctaccagaaaaaaaaaaacataattaagaACTTCTtgattattatcaataaatttaaggTAATTAAGTCAAAAGAAATTGCACTCATCAGAAAGAATACAACCCATAATCATGAGTTCTTGAACACCATCATGATATTTGGCCCTACCAAATTGCCAAATGAGGTCTACATAAATTTTCCACTTCATAGTGGTAATAGCATCCTGGTATCATCTTTCTTGACTACATAACAGTTATACAAAAATAGCAGGATAACTGAAAAAATagcagaaaataaatttaaagaatgtAAGGCAACTTAACAAGGTTCaagtaaaattagaaattagagTACAGTGTGATTTCTTCCCTTGACAAAACTGAAAACTTTTGATAAACTCAAGACtcagagaaaagaaataaagaataaagaataaaggcTAGGTTTcggattctttttcttttctcaaaatcaaacCAGAGAATAAGTGACATATGAGTCACTGGCagaatttaaattcatttcaaATCAACTCATTGCATTCTGAAAGTTTGAAACTAATATCTCCTCTAGCAGGAATACAAAAAAGTTGatgaagaaatataaatttcctGTTTTGACCACAGCTTGTAATggttaaaactttttttttttttttttgaaatgtaCAACTCTACCCATCTGGgtctattttaatatgctcGTGCCTGAAGTCTCTTGTGTGTCAGAACACAAAACCAAGACAATAGAATCTCTCTTAGAAGaggaaggagagagagagagaaagataagagagtttatttatattttggaaAATGGTGAGCTAGCTAGTAAACAAAGCAGTTGTTGCTTTTATTTCCTTGGATGGGGCTTATGTTTTGTATGGATATGAAGTTAGATTCATTTCCATGGACAAAACTTAGGAATAAACCATTTTGTATCCTACACAAAAGAAGACAACATCAATGTATACAAACACAAGCTGTTGCTGCAAAACAAACAACACAGAAACAACAGCAACATTCCACAAAAATGGCTGCTTATACCTCTCATAGTTACACCACCCACTCAATGACACCTCTTTTTGTtgcttttcttcttgtttctgcttcttcttctattaatCCTGCCATGTCACAACAACTTATGTCAGATTCCGGTAACCGCTTTCCGGCCAATCAAACTTTCAAGCCAGGGAAAGAGTTACTGAAACTAAAAAGAATCAATGCTTATCTTAAGAAGGTTAACAAACCTGCAGTGAAGACAATTCAGgtgcttttcttttccttttaatttgttCCAATCTTTGTTTAGTTTCGTTTTGTTGTGTTGTCCATATGTCTTACTGATCTGGGTtcttgtttttcctttttttgttttggttgCAGAGCCCTGATGGTGATGTAATAGATTGTGTTTTATCTCATCTTCAACCAGCATTTGACCATCCAGTGCTTAAAGGGAAAAAACCATTGGTAAGATTTTTCTGTTTGTTTTTATACTGTATATGTTTCGAAGAATCTTTTTCCTGTCCATTTCTAATAGGTATCTGAACATGTGTAAATGGTAAATTTGAACCATTTTGCAGGATCCACCACAGAGGCCAAAAGGTAACGAGACCACAGAGACGGTGACAGAGAGCTATCAGCTATGGACAGATTTAGGTGAATCATGTCCAGAAGGGACTGTTCCAATCAGAAGAACAACAGACAAGGATGTATTAAGAGCGAGCTCGATGAGAAGATTTGGCAGAAAATTAAGAAGACATGTAAGAAGAGATTCTACAGGCACGGGTCATGAGGTTAGTATAAGGTTAAGAACGTTAGTTAAGTTTTCGATTAGCTGCAGCTCAATAATGGTActgaaagaaatagaaaacagTGAACTTACTATTTCAGAATTGAGAGCTAGTTTACCGTTATAATGTTGAGGCAAAATCTTTcatatgtttttttcttttgtttggcGGGTTATACTTTTACTAGAAATTCTATACATCATTTGGCACAGAAAATTCCCATTCTTTCACTCATTTAGTTGTTCCTAGAACCCTATATTAAAAAGGCTAGTTTTCACCAGAATggcaaattttcatttttttgatGCAAAATTTAACAGCTCAAATTTAAGTTAGCaaagaagaaacaaggaaaaaaagaaaaaggagctGGCTATGAGCAGACGTACTGGTTAAAGTCAGTTTTGTATTATAGAGTACTCTGCCATATGTCATAGGCATTATTACAAAGGAAGTAACTACTGAAAGTGTTAAACTTGTGCTTATGCTTATAGCAATACCTAGTATTGAGACAAGTTCTTGTCTTACAGCACGCAGTTGTATTTGTTAATGGAGATCAATACTATGGAGCAAAGGCCAGCATAAATGTGTGGGCTCCTCATGTCACTGATCAATATGAATTCAGCCTGTCACAAATTTGGGTCATCTCTGGTTCTTTTGGCAATGATTTAAACACCATTGAAGCTGGTTGGCAGGCAAGATTTCTTTTTCCCAGTACTATGTCCaaaatgatttctttcctttttttttttttttttttgatcaATGAAATCAAACTGTATATATAGCTTTCAAATAATTGCGTGCCATATTTCATTTGAGATTTTGTGGTCTGCTAGGAAGTTAATGCATTCATGTCACTTAACAGGTTAGTCCTGAGTTATATGGAGATAATTACCCAAGATTCTTCACTTATTGGACAGTAAGTCTTGTTATTCTAGCTTTGGCCcttcaaattcaaataaacTAAGATTAAGACATAAGAAATAGTGCTAATTAATGTCGAGTTGCAGACTGATGCATACCAAGCTACTGGATGCTACAACTTATTATGTTCTGGGTTCGTCCAGACCAACAACAAGATTGCTATTGGAGCTGCAATATCACCAAGGTCCTCTTTCAATGGCAGACAATTTGATATTGGCCTCATGGTTTGGAAGGtgaatcttctt
This window harbors:
- the LOC8278921 gene encoding uncharacterized protein LOC8278921 isoform X3 — encoded protein: MGLMFCMDMKLDSFPWTKLRNKPFCILHKRRQHQCIQTQAVAAKQTTQKQQQHSTKMAAYTSHSYTTHSMTPLFVAFLLVSASSSINPAMSQQLMSDSGNRFPANQTFKPGKELLKLKRINAYLKKVNKPAVKTIQSPDGDVIDCVLSHLQPAFDHPVLKGKKPLDPPQRPKGNETTETVTESYQLWTDLGESCPEGTVPIRRTTDKDVLRASSMRRFGRKLRRHVRRDSTGTGHEHAVVFVNGDQYYGAKASINVWAPHVTDQYEFSLSQIWVISGSFGNDLNTIEAGWQVSPELYGDNYPRFFTYWTTDAYQATGCYNLLCSGFVQTNNKIAIGAAISPRSSFNGRQFDIGLMVWKVPTFYKALHVGSIKKVSGLS
- the LOC8278921 gene encoding uncharacterized protein LOC8278921 isoform X1, with amino-acid sequence MGLMFCMDMKLDSFPWTKLRNKPFCILHKRRQHQCIQTQAVAAKQTTQKQQQHSTKMAAYTSHSYTTHSMTPLFVAFLLVSASSSINPAMSQQLMSDSGNRFPANQTFKPGKELLKLKRINAYLKKVNKPAVKTIQSPDGDVIDCVLSHLQPAFDHPVLKGKKPLDPPQRPKGNETTETVTESYQLWTDLGESCPEGTVPIRRTTDKDVLRASSMRRFGRKLRRHVRRDSTGTGHEHAVVFVNGDQYYGAKASINVWAPHVTDQYEFSLSQIWVISGSFGNDLNTIEAGWQVSPELYGDNYPRFFTYWTTDAYQATGCYNLLCSGFVQTNNKIAIGAAISPRSSFNGRQFDIGLMVWKDPKHGNWWLEFGSGLLVGYWPAFLFSHLRSHASMVQFGGEIVNSRSSGYHTSTQMGSGHFAEEGFGKASYFRNLQVVDWDNNLLPLTNLHLLADHPNCYDIRQGKNNVWGTYFYYGGPGRNVRCP
- the LOC8278921 gene encoding uncharacterized protein LOC8278921 isoform X2 — translated: MGLMFCMDMKLDSFPWTKLRNKPFCILHKRRQHQCIQTQAVAAKQTTQKQQQHSTKMAAYTSHSYTTHSMTPLFVAFLLVSASSSINPAMSQQLMSDSGNRFPANQTFKPGKELLKLKRINAYLKKVNKPAVKTIQSPDGDVIDCVLSHLQPAFDHPVLKGKKPLDPPQRPKGNETTETVTESYQLWTDLGESCPEGTVPIRRTTDKDVLRASSMRRFGRKLRRHVRRDSTGTGHEHAVVFVNGDQYYGAKASINVWAPHVTDQYEFSLSQIWVISGSFGNDLNTIEAGWQVSPELYGDNYPRFFTYWTTDAYQATGCYNLLCSGFVQTNNKIAIGAAISPRSSFNGRQFDIGLMVWKVPTFYKALHVGSIKKDKFYPMNLLFKCYAIQSCRFQTSFSKIKLKKKKSRTVYLSGLINNFVRNEIIK
- the LOC8278922 gene encoding plant UBX domain-containing protein 10, with protein sequence MSSTVRDSARAMREASCNGIVRRMVSLPRSIVGGFSRVMGHGIGRIGIGIGSGRRDQNLPLNFTVQPPQVHHPLIAPEEWTFLANFQQQYGSTHPFFYACNFMQALKIAEDENKFMFMYLHSPQHPFTQSFCRETLCSEFVVQFLDANFVCWGALADRGEGVQMAAALRPASFPCCAVVAPASGNSIAVLQQLEGPVSPAELVEILLRTVEEQGLAFGKNARAKQQEQKMRARAKEEEKIRADRRLREEQDAAYLAALKIDKEKEKSKKVPSNKANYEKPTNNSAQKQYGNAREASIVRETEFKETAGRSKDPQATQILIRFPNGERREQSFFSSNTVQSIYKFIDSLGLPGIVNYRLISSFPRRVYGVDQMGLTLKDAGLHPKATLFLELP